Within Agarivorans litoreus, the genomic segment CGCTTTACTGGAAAAGCATTGGCTATGCAGAATCAACCATCGGTTACCTGTGGTCTATCGGTGTGGCATTAGAAATGAGCATTCTAATCTTTGGCAGTAAATGGTTTAAAAGCTGGAATGCCAACAAAATGTTTTTGCTCGCGGCAGTGGGCGGAGTTATCCGCTGGGGTATTTTTGGTAGCACCGAAGTATTGCCACTGATGATGCTATCGCAAGGCTTGCACGCCTTAACTTTTGCACTTACCCAACTTGCTGCTATCAAGTACATTGCATCAGAGGCACCAAGCTCTCAAGCTATCCCGCTGCAGGCATTGTACTCAGCCATTGCGCTAAATATGGGAACCGCCTTACTCACCTTCCTCAGTAGTGCCTTGTATGAGCCAATGGGTTCGGGGATCTTTTTAATTATGGGCGGCTTATCTGCGCTGGCCATTCCGCTATTGTTGCTAAATGCAAAGTCAGCCAAAGCAAGCAACTCGTGATAACCACCAGCGACAAAATAGCAATGCTGAGTAACAAAAAATCCGAGTGTAATGATTTACACTCGGATTTATTTTTTAGCTATTGCCTAGCCATAGCTTTGACTAGCAGTACAGTAGCACTACAAAGCAAGCCTTGGTTTAAAAGCTACCTGCAGTTGACGCACCATTACCGGTATTCACCGCGTTATTAGCACCCGATTGCCACTGAATAACA encodes:
- a CDS encoding MFS transporter; amino-acid sequence: MVVMWGLSLLTPASALVDDENDGEPVSGKLWPVLKQTHALKFVAVTALIQGSHAAYYAYSTLYWKSIGYAESTIGYLWSIGVALEMSILIFGSKWFKSWNANKMFLLAAVGGVIRWGIFGSTEVLPLMMLSQGLHALTFALTQLAAIKYIASEAPSSQAIPLQALYSAIALNMGTALLTFLSSALYEPMGSGIFLIMGGLSALAIPLLLLNAKSAKASNS